The genomic interval TGGCGCGGCGCTACTCAAGGCGCGTTGCGCGCGCTGCGGCACCGCGGCGGCACCAGAAGCCCTCGATTTTTCGTGGCAAGCCGAGCGCAGTGACGACGACATCGCCGCGTCGATTGCCGCTGGCGACCCAGCGGTAGGCGTGAGCGACGGTGCGTCGCTCGCGCCCACGGATGTGGCCGCGCTGATTGCCGCGATGCGCGCCGATGTCACGGTGCGTCAGGCGCAGACCGCCGCGGCCGGCAATGGCCAGCCCGACTCGCGTGATGCCGCGCGTACGACGATTCGCCTGCTCGACGACGCACTCTCCGCAGCGCGCAATGGCCGTGCCGCCGAGGCGGGAGACAAGGCATTCGATGCGTACATCGCCTTTGAGCCGCTCGAAGGACCGGCGCGCATGCGCGATCCGAGTTTCGTGGCCACCATGGAACGGCATTTTGCCGATTTCAAGGGCGCGGTGAAAACGGGCGATCTTGCGACGGCGGCCGCGCAGCGCGCGCTGGTGGAACAAGGCATGCCGCGTATTGTCGAGCTCTCGTCACCGACCAGAACGTGGTGGGGCGTGTTCGTCGAATCGTTCATCATCATTGTGCGCGAAGGCTTCGAAGCGATTCTCGTGATCGGCGCGGTGGTGGCGTTTCTCATCAAGACGGGCAACCGCAAACGCCTCCGTGAAATCTGGATGGGGTCTATTGCGGGTTTGGCGGCGAGCGTGCTCCTCGCCGTCGTGCTCCGCACGGTGCTCAGCGCTGCGCCGGCGAGCCAAGAGATTATTGAAGGCGCCACCATGCTCGTGGCGGTCGTCGTGCTCTTCTCGGTGAGCTATTGGCTCCTCTCCAAGGTGGAAGGCGCCAACTGGCAGAAGTTCATTCGCGACAAAGTGAATACAGCGCTCTCCAAGGGCGGCAGTTCGGCGCTCGCGTTTGTGGCATTCCTTGCCGTATTTCGCGAGGGGGCGGAGACCGCGCTGTTCTATCAGGCGTTATTCACCCGCTCCTCAAACGTGTTGATGCCGGTGAGCGTGGGGCTCCTCTGCGGCTTCGCGGCGCTGACGGTGATCTTCATTCTGTTCTATCGTTTTGGCGTGAAGGTGCCGCTCCGTCCGTTCTTTGCGGTGACGAGCGGCCTGCTCTACTACATGGCGTTGGTCTTTGCGGGGAAGGGGATCAAGGAGCTGCAGGAAGGCAACGCGATCAACCAGACCTGGATTTCCGGCTTTCCGACGATCGACATGCTCGGTATTTATCCGACCGTCGAAACGCTCGTGGCACAGGGCATCTTGATTGCGCTGCTGTTGTTCGCGCTCTGGAAGACCTTTGTCCCGTCGGATGCTGCAGACGATGTCGTGGAGGCGGCTGCCGATTCGCATAGTGCCGCGCCGATTCCGCCGGAACTCGCGGCGCGCCTCGCCGAACTGCAGGCCACGGCCACCCGGTTGCAGGACCGCGTGGCGACCCTCGAGGCCGCGACGAGCGCGGTGGCCGCCGACTCCAACGATCCGACGCGCTCCAGATAGTCGCTCGGCCACGCTAGCATCCGAAAACACGAACAGGGCGAAGCGCACCGCGCTTCGCCCTGTTCGTTGCGCCCTGTTCGCGCTGGACTAGGCCTGCTGGGCCGCCGGCGCGCGCCGCACTGCCATCCACACGAGTCCGCCGGTGGCGAACAGCAGCGCGATCACCTGCGCCATTGTGAGCGGACCAAAAAAGTGGTCGTCCTTGGCGCGGAAAAACTCCACGGTAAACCGCTCGAGCCCAGCCAGCACGCAGTACATGCCGAAGAGCCAGCCGGCCGCGTGCTTGTGAGCGCGAAAGCGCCAGAGCACGGCAAACATCACGAGTCCCATCGCCACTTCAAACAACTGCGTGGGGTACACCGCGACCACGTCGGACAGCGGTTGTCCTTCCAAAGCCTTCACGCCGAACTGCTGCGTGAGGTTCGCGACCGTCGACGGCGGGGCGCCTTCAGGAAACTTCACCGCGAGAAAGCCATTCCACGGGCGGCCATAGTCGTCGCCCACGGCCCAACATCCGCTGCGTCCCACGGCATACGCCGCGGCGAGTCCGATGGCCGTCGCATCGCTGACGCGCGTGAACGTCAGCTTCTTCCATTTGATCACGGCAAAGGTGCCGAGGATACCGCCCACGAGGCCGCCCCAGAACACAAAGCCGCCGCGCGAAAACAGCGTCTCGTGAAAGAGGATCGAATAGTAGAGCTTCGCTCCGAGCAGGCCGCCGACCACCGCCGCCACGGTGAAGTCACCGAACGCCTCTGCCTCCACGGTATGGCCACGGCGGGTCAGCTCAGCAGTTCCGACGATCTGCCCGATCAGAAAGGCCATGAGCATCGCCAGTCCAAAGCCGGTGAGCGGAGGCAGTGAACCGATCTGCACTTCGAATCGGTGGACCGTGACGGAGAGCAACGGATAGAATGGCATGGAGGAATCTTAGGGGGTCGCGCCGCCAAGCGCGATAAGCCCGGGAATCGGGAGCGAGGCGTAGGCGTTGAGATTGTAGTCCGAGCGTTCCCCGCGCTCCAGCCGAAACAACCCGGCGCGGGCAATCATGGCGGCATTGTCGGTCGCCAGCCTCGGTGACGGCGTGTGCACAGTCGCGCTCGCGCCAAGGGTGGTGCGTGCCTTCTCCGTGAGCGCTACGCTGAGCGCACGATTACATGCCACGCCGCCGCCGAGCACAATCCGCGTGCGGCCA from Gemmatimonadota bacterium carries:
- a CDS encoding FTR1 family protein, producing the protein MLLRTILNGLFALGLVGAAPRSEGSQEPPAKRLSSIVGVAVEEYAKGIDAAGRLISSTELEEATGFLRDAQDVAKRLTAPNADAIRLLLDSLATAAARHEKPSQLVALSKKLTVALGTDGALELPTTTVDIARGRAIFEQHCIECHGPTGAGDGPKAKELNTVPAAIGTSATMHGVTPAFAYRVVTVGIVNTRMVSWSSLLSSDERWAAVRYITSLRADDSARRHGAALLKARCARCGTAAAPEALDFSWQAERSDDDIAASIAAGDPAVGVSDGASLAPTDVAALIAAMRADVTVRQAQTAAAGNGQPDSRDAARTTIRLLDDALSAARNGRAAEAGDKAFDAYIAFEPLEGPARMRDPSFVATMERHFADFKGAVKTGDLATAAAQRALVEQGMPRIVELSSPTRTWWGVFVESFIIIVREGFEAILVIGAVVAFLIKTGNRKRLREIWMGSIAGLAASVLLAVVLRTVLSAAPASQEIIEGATMLVAVVVLFSVSYWLLSKVEGANWQKFIRDKVNTALSKGGSSALAFVAFLAVFREGAETALFYQALFTRSSNVLMPVSVGLLCGFAALTVIFILFYRFGVKVPLRPFFAVTSGLLYYMALVFAGKGIKELQEGNAINQTWISGFPTIDMLGIYPTVETLVAQGILIALLLFALWKTFVPSDAADDVVEAAADSHSAAPIPPELAARLAELQATATRLQDRVATLEAATSAVAADSNDPTRSR
- a CDS encoding prolipoprotein diacylglyceryl transferase, producing the protein MPFYPLLSVTVHRFEVQIGSLPPLTGFGLAMLMAFLIGQIVGTAELTRRGHTVEAEAFGDFTVAAVVGGLLGAKLYYSILFHETLFSRGGFVFWGGLVGGILGTFAVIKWKKLTFTRVSDATAIGLAAAYAVGRSGCWAVGDDYGRPWNGFLAVKFPEGAPPSTVANLTQQFGVKALEGQPLSDVVAVYPTQLFEVAMGLVMFAVLWRFRAHKHAAGWLFGMYCVLAGLERFTVEFFRAKDDHFFGPLTMAQVIALLFATGGLVWMAVRRAPAAQQA